A segment of the Xylanibacillus composti genome:
TTATCTGGAATTTCCTTTTCTCGATTTATAATGCTTTCGGCAATTAAATGACCGTACCGGGTCTTTTCGCTGCTAATTATCTGTAGCAATTTTTCATCGTTGTAGGACACAATTTCACGTTCCTTTGCTTGTTCGTGTTGAGGCGAATAGCATTGTGGTAATTCTACCTTGAGTATCGCATCCTTTATTTCTTCACGATAACCACAGCTTACTAATTCTGCCTCAAAATCATTTCCATCATGTAAAAAAGTAATAACATCACCTTGTAATTTTGATGAATTACTTTCAAGAAATTGATTTGTGACACTATCTACAACTTTTGCTTCCGCATCACTTAGTATAAACCACGGAATACTCAAAGCATCTGCAAATCTTATAAACGGAAGATAATTCCCATAGCCTCCGACCCCAATTATATCAACTCCAAGTTCAATAGGAGTTACTCCAAAATATTTCTCGAAAAAAAGTGGTAATGCTTGTTCTTCTGTTTCCCCTTCAATGAAAATAATCGATCTAGAGAAAAATAGTTCGCCTCTAGTGTTAATCACCTGTCTTCTAATTTTTCTAATATCCTCGCTCTTTAAGGAAATAAAATCAATTGAACCACATCCAACGGATTCCTGATCTTTATAAAAGTTTCTTATTTGATTTAGTTCACACGAAGCGGCGACATAAGGGGAGTGCGTAGATATAATTTTTTGTCCTTTAATACCACTAATTTGTGAGTAAAGTTTTTTCTGAGCATTTGGATGCAAATGCGCTTCTGGTTCCTCGATAGCTAAGATAGGAAAAAAAGGCGCATGTTCTCTAAGTGCGTTTTTATTTAGTAAATTAACAAACGACTTTAACACAAGCAATGATGACCAACTTCGCGTTCCCATTCCATGATATTCCATTGAAAAACTATCTTTATTGTCACTATAATAAATTGATAGCCCCTTATTTAAATCTCTAATTTTTTTTGTGAACGGAGTAATATCAACACCTTCACTTGATGTATCCATTGCAGTATTTAAGTCTCTTAGTGTTGTTTTGATGTCAGACAAAATAGAACTACGACTGACTGCTTGTTCGTTAAGTATTTTTATTTGTTCTTCTATTTCTTCTATATCTTCTTGTGAGTACTCAATTTTTGAAATCATTTTTCCGAGATATGAGCTTTTTACCTTCATATCCTCTAAAATATCTCTCTGAGCATCTATGTAAAAAAACGGAATTTCTTCAAAGTTGAAATTTTTTTCAGATCCATTTTCATAATCAAACCAATACTTCTGATTCTCATCTCTAAAAGATGGCCAATCTGACAAAACATATTTTTGAGACTTGTAAGTTGTTTTAATTGGGTCGTAGGTAACCACTGTACGCAACGGAACAATGAAGTTTCCTTGATTATTGAGTTTAATTCTGTCATCTGTAAACAGTGCTTCCCATTGATCGCTGAACGTATCAGTTATGGAATCTGTTTCATCCATTGGAACGATACATACATCAATCACTATTTTATCCGTATTTCTGTCTTCTGATACATAGAAATCATCATAAGAGACAAACTGACTATTCCCAAGCGCAATTTGTAATGCTTTTAATAGTGATGTTTTACCTGTGTTATTCATGCCCGTAATTACAGTGGTTTTTTCAAGATGTACTTCAATATTTTGTAACCCTCTTAACCCAGATACTCTTATAGTCTTCACGAGAATACTCATATACCGTTACCTCATTTCTTTACAAATATGAACCAGTCCATTTATCAAGGTAGAATATCTTAGTAAAAATACTCAGATTTGAAGGGAATATCTGTTGAAAAAAACATTTAGTTCTTGAAGGAATTCTC
Coding sequences within it:
- a CDS encoding ATP-dependent nuclease, with the translated sequence MSILVKTIRVSGLRGLQNIEVHLEKTTVITGMNNTGKTSLLKALQIALGNSQFVSYDDFYVSEDRNTDKIVIDVCIVPMDETDSITDTFSDQWEALFTDDRIKLNNQGNFIVPLRTVVTYDPIKTTYKSQKYVLSDWPSFRDENQKYWFDYENGSEKNFNFEEIPFFYIDAQRDILEDMKVKSSYLGKMISKIEYSQEDIEEIEEQIKILNEQAVSRSSILSDIKTTLRDLNTAMDTSSEGVDITPFTKKIRDLNKGLSIYYSDNKDSFSMEYHGMGTRSWSSLLVLKSFVNLLNKNALREHAPFFPILAIEEPEAHLHPNAQKKLYSQISGIKGQKIISTHSPYVAASCELNQIRNFYKDQESVGCGSIDFISLKSEDIRKIRRQVINTRGELFFSRSIIFIEGETEEQALPLFFEKYFGVTPIELGVDIIGVGGYGNYLPFIRFADALSIPWFILSDAEAKVVDSVTNQFLESNSSKLQGDVITFLHDGNDFEAELVSCGYREEIKDAILKVELPQCYSPQHEQAKEREIVSYNDEKLLQIISSEKTRYGHLIAESIINREKEIPDKVKELFNKLESVFRSVADE